TGAACCAACATTAAAAGAAGCTGTACCTGGGGATTTAGGACTTGCCTTACCGTATAACACTTTAAAGAGCTTAATTGAAATGACCGAAGCCTTAAATCATGTGTCACCTGGATTAGCCTCAGAGCACACATTATTCTACGGTGTCGAAGCGAAGTTCTACTCTGCTCGTCCAAAATTAAACGATCGATTTGAAACGGAAGTCAGTGGTCTGTATGTTGGTGGAGACGGTGCCGGTATCACGCGCGGGCTTGCTCAAGCAAGTGCATGTGGGGTGTGGATTGCTAGAGACATCATCGAAAAAGTACAAACAGCACCAGCTCAAAAAGAAGTATTAATTTAAGGGGTACCCAATATAGGCAGTGTGATTCTGATATGGAATCATACTGTTTTTTATTTGGATTGGCTCAACCAGAATTGTGTCGGTGGCATTTATTATGTCGGCGGACATCTGGTCCTCTATTTTGACCAAAAGGGTTGTTTTAACAGGCTAGTCGGACACTGGGTACCTTATTCGATAAAAAGTGAGCCTGATAGATTTGTTTTTAACTAAATAAGACACCTCATGTCCGCGAAGAGTAGAAAAAGAAGGGATCAATCAAGAATAAGGTCCCGTATGTCCGCGTAGACACACGAATTCAGAACGAGTGCTCTAAGCTTTTTGTTGTATCAAGCGTGTCCTTGCATACGGTGGTATAATACATTTGTTAGGTTCATATTGGGAGGGATCGTATGTTTGCGCCGAAGCTCCAGCCAGGAGATGAAATAAGAATTATTGCGCCATCAACAAGCATGGCCGTGGTCAAGGAGAAACAAATTGAAAATGCAGTAAGCCGCTTAAACAAATTAGGATTTACTATTTCGTATGGTAAACATGTTTATGTTCACGATGAATTTTTTAGCTCGTCAATCGAAGAAAGGCTAGAGGATTTACATGAAGCATTTCTAAACCCGAATGTTAAGGGGATCCTGACCGGGATAGGTGGCTACAATAGCAACGCGTTACTAAAATACATAAATTATGATGTAATCCGCAATAATCCAAAAATATTTTGTGGGTACGGAGATACGACTGCATTAAGCTTAGCCATTTACGAAAAAACCGGTTAGTCACTTATGCTGGACCACATTTTACAAGCTTTGGTATAGCTGAAGGATTGGATTATACGTTGCAGTCCTTTATAGATGCAGTAACAAATGACTCACCCTTTGAAATCACGCCATCACCTTTTTGGAGTGATGACGCTTGGCATGTAGAACGTGAAAACCGAGCTTATTTCGAGCAAAGTCACTATCAGGTAATTCAAGAGGGACAAGCTGAAGGACGTTTAATTGGTGGTAATTTAGCCACAATCAATCTTCTACAAGGGACTGAATTTATGCCTTCTCTTAAAGATTCGATTTTGGTTATTGAAGACGATCTCGAAGTACATCCTCATCGTTTTGATCGTAATCTGCAGGCTTTGCTCCATTTACCGGAAGCTGGGCAAATAAAAGCAATCTTAATAGGTAGATTCCAACGGGATTCAAATATGACGGAGGCAGCCCTAGCACAAATTATTCGCTCAAAGCGAGAGCTCAGCGGCATCCCCGTGATTGCAAATGTTAATATCGGTCATGTTCAACCGATTGCCACAGTGCCAATTGGATCAGTAGCAACGATTCAAGCCGTTGGCAATAAAACAGAAATCACAATTGATCAAGTAGAATAATTCAAAATAATGAACCTTCCTTCAACAGACCCACATAAGTGTGTCTGTTTTTTTCATGTCTATTCGCTGGCATTCATATAATGAATTAGTATGAGATTTTTCCCTTTTGTGTGCTTTCGATGAGGAAACGGAGTGAGAAAATGGAGCAGTCTTATTTAATAAAACCCCTTTTGGACGCAAGCCTACCAGTGATTGATTATGGAGAAGGTATATTTTTGTATGATAAAAATGGAAAAAGGTATCTGGATGCTTGTTCAGGAGCCGTAACGGCCAATATTGGTCATGGAGTACCAGAAATTATTGAAGCAATGCGAAAGCAATCTGAAAAGGTTTCATTTGTCTATCGTGCACAATTTACAAGTGAACCGGCCGAAAACCTAGCGAAAAAGATCGCGAATCTGGCCCCAGGTGACTTGAATTGGAGTTTTTTTGTGAACAGTGGCTCGGAGGCCACCGAAACCGCGATGAAAATTGCGATTCAGTTTTGGCAGGAAAAAGGGATGAAGTCGAAAACGAAAATCCTGTCAAGATGGGTTAGCTATCACGGGATTACGTTCGGGGCACTATCCATGTCAGGACACCCGGGTCGAAGAACTCGCTTTGAAGCTCACCTTGAAGATTGCCCTGTAATCAATCCTCCTTATTGCTACCGTTGCCCATATCTATTGACCTCAGATCAATGTGAGAATAAGTGTGCACATGAATTGGAGTTGGCCATTCAGCGGATTGGTGCAGATCATATTGCTGCATTTATTGCCGAACCAGGTAATTGGGGCTGCTGGTGGTGCGATTACACCTCCAAAAGACTATTATAAGGTGATAAAAGAAATATGCGCCCGCCATAATATTTTGTTCATAGCGGATGAAGTCATGACCTGGGCTCGGGCGGACTGGTTCTTTTTTAGCCTGTGAACAGTGGGGCGTAATACCTGATATTGTTGCTTTAGGGAAGGGGCTAGGAGCTGGCTATACGACGATTGCTGCGACACTTGTTAGTGATAAAGTAATGGACCCTATCTTGCAAGGCTCGAAGGTGATTATGAGCGGGCATACCCTTAGTGCCAATCCCCAGACTTGTGCCACCTCTTTAGCCGTCCTTGAGTATTTGGAGCAAAAACAGCTAATCCAGCAGGTGGAAACAAAAGGCATATATTTAAGAAATCTTCTCGTAAAGCTAATGAATCAATTCGACTTCATTGGTGACGTCAGAGGTAAAGGATTATTACTCGGAATCGAATTGGTAAAAGACCGTACATCAAAACAACCTTTTCCAAGAGACTTACAGGTGACGAAAACGCTGATTGATATCGCTCAGGTAAATGGACTCCTTATTTATCCAGCAGGATCAGGCTTGGATGGAATAAGCGGTGATGCCATCATTATTTCCCCACCCTTTACCATTACAAAAAGAGAAATCGAAGAATTAATCCGCATCTTAACCACTACCTTTACAACATTCAAACAGTTGCACCAACAATGCCAAACGAACAAAGGTGAAATCTAAATGGATAACACATTTGGAAAAATCATGACCATAGAAGAGTCAAGGCAGTATTTTTTTGACGGGATGGTTTTAATGTTTGGTGGGTTCGGTGGGATTGGCTCCCCCCAACCTTGATAGACGAAATTATACGATCTGAGTTAAAAAACCTCACTTTAATTGGAAATGATACTGGTTTTCCAAACATCGGAATTGGAAAAATCGTCAGCAATGGCCAAGCAAAAAAAGTGATTGCCTCTCATATTGGTTCAAACCCTGTTGCAGGTAAATTAATGACGGAAGGGAAGCTAGAGGTAGAGTTTTCGCCCCAAGGAATCCTCGCTGAAAGAATAAGAGCAGGTGGTGTCGGGATTGGCGGAATCCTAAGTGATATTGGGCTCGATAATGAAGTGGTGACAGCTTCTAAACCTCAAATTTACTTTAACGGAAAAACGTATCTCGTAGAATCACCCTTAACTGCAGATGTATCAATTGTCTATGCAAAAAAAGCAGATCCGTTTGGGAATCTAGTGTATGACAAAAGTGCGCGTAATACCAATCCACTTGTCGCAATGGCCGGAACCTTGACGATAGCGGAAGTCGAGGAAATCGTTCCGCTAGGCAGCATAAATCCAGAAGAAATCGAAACACCTGGGATATTTGTGAACAAATTGATTCAATCGAAGGGGGTGAACTGGAAGTGGGCATGGGAATAAATATCCGTGAACAAATGGCGAAAAGGGCGGCCAAGGAAATAACAACGGGAATGATTGTGAACTTAGGAATTGGAATTCCGTCATTAGTTCCAAATTACATTCAGGATCAAACAGTTTTATTTCAATCTGAAAATGGAATTTTGGGGATGGGGCCAACTCCGCAACTAGGCTTGGAAGATGAAAACCTATGTAATGCGGGTGGGTTCCAGGTAACAGTTGTCGAGGGAGCGTCATACTGTGATAGCTCGATCGCGTTCGCGATGATCCGCAGGGGAAAATTGATTTAACGATTCTCGGTGCGCTCGAGGTAAGTAAAAAAGGGGATTTGGCTAATTGGATTGTGCCTGGTAAAAAGGTGCCGGGTATGGGAGGCGCGATGGAATTAGCCCAAAAAGCCAAACGGGTCGTCGTCCTGATGAGTCACACAGATAAAAGCGGGAACCCAAAAATTGTTGATCAATGTCATTTGCCATTAACGGCCGCAGCTTGTGTTGATATGATCATCACAGAAATGGCAGTGTTCGTCATAAATCAAGGGGAATTGGTGCTAAAGGAGTTATTTGCTCCTTATACACTGGAGGACGTTAAAGCAAACACGGCTTGCGCATTTTCGATTGGAGCAGAATACGATAGCCATTTTAAATGAATCAGAGGAGTGATAGGATGGAACCTCATGAAATCTTGGTGAAACGATGGCTGCAAAATAACAAAAGTAGGGGAGTAGCTCTCCTGCAAAAGCTAGTTCAAGAGGGGAGTGTTAGGGGGAAGGAGAGCAGTGCCCAAGCTGTCGTAATCGAAAAATGCCGTGAACTGGGCTTGAAGCTGGATATTTGGGAGATTGGAGATCAGAAGCTTTATCAACATCCGAAATTTTGCTCAGACCTGGAAAAATTTTAGCGGAAATCCTAATGTTGTAGCCATTGCCCAAGGAAGAGGTGGAGGGCGGTCGCTTATTTTAAATAGTCATATCGATGTTGTACCAGAAGGCGATTTGACAAATTGGGATGATGATCCGTTTAGTGGGATAATTCGAAATGATAAACTATTTGGCAGGGGTTCATCAGACATGAAAGGAGGAACCGCTGCTCTTTTACTTGCTTTAGAAGCGATTCGTGCTAATGGAATCCAACTTAAGGGGGACGTAATCTTTGAGAGTGTGATTGAAGAGGAAAGCGGTGGAGCCGGTACACTTGCGACTTTAATAAGAGGATATAAAGCAGATGCTGCAATTATTCCTGAACCTACTAATTTAAAATTTTTTCCAAAACAACAGGGCTCAATGTGGTTTCGAATTACGATTCAAGGTAAAGCTGCCCACGGCGGGACGCGATATGAGGGTACAAGTGCCATTGAAAAAGCAATGCTGGTGCTGGAACAACTGCGCAAGCTAGAAGAGGAACGGAATAAAAAAATAACCGACCCTTTATATAAAAATATAAAAATCCCAATTCCAATCAATATAGGTAAAATTAATAGCGGAGATTGGCCGTCATCCGTCCCTGATTTAGCTGTAATCGAAGGGAGAATGGGAGTCGCTCCTAATGAGAGAATGGAGGATGCGGAAAAAGAAATGGAGAAAGCACTGAAGGAATTATCCGAGACAGACAGCTGGTTTGCCCTGCACCCGCCACAAATCGAATGGTTTGGTGGACGTTGGTTGCCAGGTAATCTTGAAGTCGAGCATCCATTAATTCGTGTCGTTTCAAGTTGCTATGAATCGGTTATGAACGAAAAAGCGGTGATTGAAGCATCACCATGGGGAACAGATGGGGGATATTATCGCAGGTTGGGCAAATTCCCGTGATTGTTTTTGGACCTGGTGTTACAGAGGTTGCCCATGATGCAAATGAATATATCATGCTAAATGACGTACAAATCGCGGCTGAAATTATTGCATTAGCGATTCTGCGTTGGTGTGAGGTAGCAAATGAATGACAGTTAGCTAGTTGGAAGAATGGAGGAAAAAGCAGTGGGTGAAGAAGCAAAAATCAAAAGGATGCAAGGTGCAACCTATCAACTGGAATTATACATCGACCCCTTTAATAAACGAGTTCGTGTCGATGATTATCGCGGCAATATCGAGAAAGTGATACAACAAGCGGAATTTGCTGCCGAAGCAAATGGAGCGGAGAAATTAATCTGCAAGGTGCGAAAGGAGCATTTTACTGACTTTATTGAATCCGGTTTTCTTTGTGAAGCAAAATTAGATGGTTATTTTCTAGGTTCAGATGCTTATTTTTTTTGCAAGTACTATTCTACTGAACGGCTTGAAAATGAACAATGGATCTTTGAGGATCAAATCATCAAAAATGTGTCCCTGTTACAACGCAATAATAAAGACAGCAGGCTAGAACTGGATGTTCCCGTTCGCAAAGCAACCAAAGACGATGTGAACGCATTAGCGAAACTTTATCGAGAGGTCTTCCAAGTGTATCCGACCCCGCTTCATGAACCTGAATATATTGAGAAAACGTTGAAGGACGGAACGATTTATTACGTCATTGAGCAAAGCGGAGAATTGATTAGTGCAGCATCTGCAGAGGTCAATACTTTCTATAAAAATGCTGAATTAACCGATTGTGCTACTCTTTCAAACCATCGTAAGCATGGATATGTTAAGGTTTTGCTGCAAAAGCTCGAGGAAGAACTAGTTCAAAGCGGAATTTATTGCTCCTATTCTCTTTCAAGAGCCCAATCGTTTGGGATGAATGCAGCGTTCTATCAGCTTGGCTATCAATATCGAGGCCGTCTTTTGAATAATTGTTTTATCTATGATCAAATCGAAAATATGAACCTTTGGGTAAAGGATTTAGCTAAGGTTAGTGAGTGAGATGTTAAAAAATATTTTCGAAAAATTTTGTGCTGTTTTTTCGGCACGGAAATGACAGATTTTCGGCACCATTTCATATACTTATATGGGATGGTGAGGAAGAATGCTGGAGTATTACAATGTCACAAAAGAAGTATTAGCATCGATTTTAAAAAGTATCGATGAAGCGATTCATGTGGTGAATATAGAGGGTATCTCCGTTTTTTATAATGAAGTGGCTGCAAAGCACGATGGACTTAGTGTCCACGAGGTTCTAGGAAAACCCGTTCTCTCTGTCTTCCCCTCCTTAAATGAAAAGACCAGTACGCTCCTAAACGTGTTACAAACCAAACAACCCATTTACAATCAGCCTCAATCCTATGTCAATCTGCATGGCAAAAAAATCGAAACGATGAATACGACGCTTCCTATATTTGACCAAGGAAAGATCATTGGTGCTGTTGAAATTGGGAAGGATTATTCACGGATTAAACAGCTTTATGAAAGATTGCTAGATTTAGAAAATGGCTTTAAAAAATCTCAGGCTGTTGTAAAAAAACGAGTTCAATATAGTTTAGAAGATCTAAAAACAGTCAATCCGGCCTTCATCCACTTAAAGGCAGTAGCCAAAAAATTAGCTCGTTCTTCTTCCCCGATTATTGTCTATGGTGAGAGCGGAACAGGGAAAGAATTGTTTGTTCAAGGAATTCATGATGCTTCAAAGCGAAGGGATGCACCCTTTATTGCGCAAAACTGTGCTGCGATTCCGTCGAATCTGCTCGAAAGTATTTTGTTTGGAACGGCAAAAGGGAGCTATACTGGAGCCATCGAACGTCCTGGACTGTTTGAACTGGCAAATGGTGGCACCCTATTCCTTGATGAACTTCACGCCATGCCGATTGAGCTTCAAGCAAAGCTATTGAGGGTCATTGAGGATGGGGTTGTTAGAAGGGTTGGAAGTACAAAAAACGTATCGTTTGATGTTCGCATCATTGCGGCGATGAATCTACATCCCTTAACAGCCGTAGAACAAAATAAACTGAGGCCTGATTTATTTTACCGTCTTAATGTTCTTTCGATTGAGCTTAGTTCACTGCGAGAACGAGCGGAGGATATTCTTTTTCTTGCTGATTATTTTATTGAACATTATAACCAAATTCTCGATAAAAGCGTGAAAGGACTCCGGCCGGAGGTTGAAAAAATATTTATCGACTATAGCTGGCCAGGGAATGTGCGTGAATTAAAGCACTGCATTGAATACATGTTAAATGTATCGGACCATGACTTGCTCGACCTTGGGGATTTGCCCATATTTTTAAAGCAGTCGCCAATGCATTCGCACCGAAATAAGCCAGAAAATCTTTCTTTACGAGAGCATATTGAGGATTGTGAAAAAAAGTTAATATCCAAGGCACTATCCTTATCAAGCGGAAATGTAAAGAAGGCTGCAAGTCTGCTCGATATTCCAAGACAAACGCTACAATATAAAATGAAAAAATATGGTGCTGATTAATCGGCACTTTTATTTTTGGCTTATACCGGTTTCGCTGAGCTTCCTCTCCTGCACTTTTGGCATGAAATGTGCATGTAATAAAGTAGATATGTATGGGAGGAATGATCATGAAACAGACACTATATAAACCTGCACGTCATTGGAAGGATATTGAACTCTGGAAAAATGTTACCGAAGAACAATGGAATGATTGGCTTTGGCAGCTTACCAATACAGTTAGAACATTAGAGGATTTACGGAAGGTAATCAATTTAACAACAGAGGAAGAGGAAGGTGTTCGAATCTCAACCAAAACGATTCCGCTAAATATTACACCCTATTATGCCTCGCTAATGAATCCCGATGATCCTCGTTGTCCGATTCGGATGCAATCAGTGCCGATTGGAAAGGAAATTAATAAAACAAAATATGATCTCGAGGATCCCCTTCATGAAGATGAAGATTCACCTGTTCCAGGCTTAACACACCGTTATCCTGACCGCGTACTATTTCTTGTTACAAATCAATGCTCGATGTATTGTCGCTATTGTACAAGAAGAAGATTTTCAGGACAAATTGGTATGGGTGTTCCGAAAAAACAAATTGATGCGGCAATTGCTTATATTCGTCAAACACCTGAAGTCAGAGATGTCCTTCTGTCAGGTGGGGATGGATTGTTAATAAACGATAATATTTTGGAATACATCATAAAAAGCCTACGAGAAATTGATCACGTCGAGATCATTCGCATTGGAACTAGAGCCCCTGTTGTCTTTCCGCAAAGAATCACCGAAAATCTATGCAATATCTTAAAAAAATACCACCCTATCTG
The DNA window shown above is from Bacillus sp. T3 and carries:
- the ablB gene encoding putative beta-lysine N-acetyltransferase, which codes for MGEEAKIKRMQGATYQLELYIDPFNKRVRVDDYRGNIEKVIQQAEFAAEANGAEKLICKVRKEHFTDFIESGFLCEAKLDGYFLGSDAYFFCKYYSTERLENEQWIFEDQIIKNVSLLQRNNKDSRLELDVPVRKATKDDVNALAKLYREVFQVYPTPLHEPEYIEKTLKDGTIYYVIEQSGELISAASAEVNTFYKNAELTDCATLSNHRKHGYVKVLLQKLEEELVQSGIYCSYSLSRAQSFGMNAAFYQLGYQYRGRLLNNCFIYDQIENMNLWVKDLAKVSE
- a CDS encoding sigma-54 interaction domain-containing protein; amino-acid sequence: MLEYYNVTKEVLASILKSIDEAIHVVNIEGISVFYNEVAAKHDGLSVHEVLGKPVLSVFPSLNEKTSTLLNVLQTKQPIYNQPQSYVNLHGKKIETMNTTLPIFDQGKIIGAVEIGKDYSRIKQLYERLLDLENGFKKSQAVVKKRVQYSLEDLKTVNPAFIHLKAVAKKLARSSSPIIVYGESGTGKELFVQGIHDASKRRDAPFIAQNCAAIPSNLLESILFGTAKGSYTGAIERPGLFELANGGTLFLDELHAMPIELQAKLLRVIEDGVVRRVGSTKNVSFDVRIIAAMNLHPLTAVEQNKLRPDLFYRLNVLSIELSSLRERAEDILFLADYFIEHYNQILDKSVKGLRPEVEKIFIDYSWPGNVRELKHCIEYMLNVSDHDLLDLGDLPIFLKQSPMHSHRNKPENLSLREHIEDCEKKLISKALSLSSGNVKKAASLLDIPRQTLQYKMKKYGAD